From Astyanax mexicanus isolate ESR-SI-001 chromosome 13, AstMex3_surface, whole genome shotgun sequence, the proteins below share one genomic window:
- the fbxo30b gene encoding F-box only protein 30b — MEELHVHCVSCISRRCMVKPEPGVSCDLLACPLVCGAVFHACKADEHRLLCPFERVPCLNHHIGCPFTLARGKMAEHLEVCPAGVVCCTMEWNRWPVNDEDYRSYERLSRDADEEEQLDMALALQDQRTMLASLKLVSLAPTNGPGRKELPVENMEKPDLLIDSHVPTLPVEGPADEASSECCSKDKISNGINGMNEEHYGDLYQTTVETTKSLAAALNVFIHLNASDTQCSTTDEALHKAFVMKEETGSNCDKIANGVGGLNEELQPQRHQTLMELGRSLASALGALGDAVKGTEPIGSSEIKKAKSELSQSETVESADVEMKDVSSEAELELGAVVGIDEGGACAHLDAINNECSQESSEYLHKLEDSEEHSLCTNCHNAVASTAESQEHDMEPAKVENDFTDASGSLEFVGPLIPHRAQLRHDLTPLAMQEAAESQAPLLQPPVHAQALVIPRDFVLPSMALDFEDRAFERKLQNLQLLRNFMPLVLNGRKTCPMDSFLHRSPRCKMEDKAVDTSDLEQEPRNDPMDLGEIDFTAAALLFCLEESPRARRISDTVYAFGGSRVDFGTQTFSFPAAILATSTMVGEVASASACDRAAPRLSQPSPFCTLRLDLTLEQLVPRPSWAPREGSMFTFECGQLFRREEFLSHFRNVHGDIHSGLNGWMEHRCPLAYYGCTYSQRRFCPSKQGSRIVHDRHLRSFGVQPVMDMMVESGCDRLSGLPFEILQHIARFLDGFSLCQLSMVSRTMRDVCASLLQTRGMVVVQWEKRQCPDGSRSWKIKDKVWRFSTAFSPVTRWEFADISSMSDHLKHCPYNEVHRQVEAVPLPCMCTTRELTRDGRSLRSVLKPVL; from the coding sequence ATGGAGGAGCTCCACGTCCACTGTGTTTCCTGCATTAGCCGCCGATGCATGGTCAAACCCGAGCCTGGCGTGTCCTGCGACCTGCTGGCCTGCCCGTTGGTTTGTGGTGCAGTTTTCCACGCCTGCAAGGCAGATGAGCATCGACTGCTGTGCCCGTTTGAGAGGGTCCCGTGTCTGAACCACCACATTGGCTGTCCTTTCACGTTAGCCCGGGGCAAGATGGCGGAGCACCTCGAGGTATGTCCTGCCGGTGTGGTTTGCTGCACCATGGAGTGGAACAGGTGGCCAGTGAACGATGAAGATTATCGTTCTTATGAAAGGTTAAGTCGAGATGCAGACGAGGAGGAACAGTTGGACATGGCTCTCGCTTTGCAGGACCAGCGTACCATGCTGGCCTCTCTCAAACTTGTCTCATTAGCACCCACTAATGGCCCTGGTAGAAAAGAACTTCCTGTGGAGAACATGGAAAAACCTGATTTATTAATAGATTCACATGTTCCCACATTGCCGGTTGAGGGGCCTGCAGATGAAGCATCTTCAGAATGCTGTTCAAAAGACAAAATCAGCAACGGCATTAACGGAATGAACGAGGAGCATTATGGTGATCTTTACCAAACCACAGTAGAGACAACCAAAAGCCTGGCTGCAGCCCTGAATGTTTTTATCCACCTCAATGCCTCAGATACACAGTGTTCCACCACAGACGAAGCGCTACACAAAGCGTTCGTCATGAAAGAAGAAACTGGATCCAACTGTGATAAGATAGCCAATGGAGTTGGCGGTTTGAATGAGGAGTTGCAACCTCAGCGGCATCAGACTTTGATGGAACTGGGCAGAAGCTTGGCCTCTGCCCTCGGAGCGCTGGGCGATGCTGTCAAAGGCACTGAGCCAATCGGTAGCTCGGAGATTAAAAAGGCGAAAAGtgagctcagccaatcagaaactGTAGAGTCAGCAGACGTTGAAATGAAGGATGTTAGTTCCGAAGCAGAGCTTGAGTTGGGAGCAGTTGTCGGAATTGATGAGGGAGGTGCATGTGCACATCTTGATGCCATTAACAATGAATGTTCTCAAGAGTCTTCAGAGTATTTGCACAAGCTAGAAGACTCAGAGGAGCACAGTTTGTGTACCAACTGTCACAATGCTGTAGCATCTACAGCAGAATCGCAAGAACACGATATGGAACCAGCTAAGGTAGAGAATGACTTCACAGACGCCAGTGGTTCTTTGGAGTTTGTTGGTCCACTAATTCCCCACAGAGCACAGCTGAGACATGACCTTACCCCTCTTGCAATGCAGGAAGCAGCAGAATCCCAGGCTCCTTTACTGCAACCACCTGTTCACGCCCAGGCTCTGGTGATTCCCAGGGACTTTGTTCTGCCTTCCATGGCATTAGATTTTGAAGACAGGGCTTTTGAGAGGAAACTCCAAAACCTTCAGTTACTTCGGAACTTCATGCCACTTGTACTTAATGGACGGAAGACCTGTCCCATGGACAGTTTCCTACATAGGAGTCCTCGCTGCAAAATGGAAGACAAAGCTGTGGACACGTCCGACCTGGAGCAGGAACCTCGAAATGACCCCATGGACCTCGGAGAGATTGACTTCACCGCTGCCGCTCTGCTCTTCTGCCTGGAGGAGTCACCCCGAGCCCGAAGAATATCAGACACTGTCTATGCTTTTGGTGGCTCACGTGTCGATTTTGGCACCCAGACGTTCAGCTTCCCTGCTGCCATCTTGGCCACCAGCACGATGGTTGGAGAGGTGGCATCAGCCTCAGCATGTGATCGAGCTGCACCCCGCCTCTCGCAGCCCAGCCCCTTCTGCACCTTGCGGCTGGACCTGACTCTGGAACAGCTGGTTCCCCGGCCAAGCTGGGCTCCACGCGAAGGCTCCATGTTCACTTTTGAGTGCGGCCAGCTTTTTCGGCGGGAGGAGTTCCTCTCTCACTTTCGTAATGTCCACGGAGACATCCACTCAGGCTTGAACGGCTGGATGGAGCACCGCTGCCCACTCGCCTACTACGGCTGCACGTACTCGCAGCGCAGGTTCTGTCCGTCAAAGCAAGGGTCCAGAATTGTTCATGACCGCCACCTTAGGTCGTTCGGGGTGCAGCCAGTTATGGACATGATGGTGGAGTCAGGGTGCGACCGTCTGAGCGGATTGCCTTTTGAAATACTGCAGCATATAGCACGGTTTCTGGACGGCTTCAGCCTGTGCCAGCTGTCCATGGTGTCCCGCACTATGAGGGACGTTTGTGCCAGCCTGCTGCAGACACGGGGCATGGTGGTGGTACAGTGGGAGAAGAGGCAGTGCCCGGATGGCAGTAGAAGCTGGAAGATAAAAGACAAG